The genomic DNA AGCGGTCAGGTCGGCCGACACCAGCTCCGCCACCGGCTCTGCCGCCCCCTCGACCCCGAAGACGAGAATCGGTGCCGATAGCCCCGCCCGTCTCAACGCAAGCCCTTCCGGCGTCGTCGCCACCGCCAGCACCTGGGCTCCCGCCGAGAGCGCGGTGCGCGCCACCTCCACCGCCCCGTGGCCGTAGCCGTCCGCCTTGACCACCGCCATGACGCGGGCAGGGCGGGCTAGTTCGGCGAGCGCGCGGACGTTCGAGGCAATCGCGGCCCGGTCGACCTCGACCCACGCCCGGGCGCGCCGGTTGTTCTCGTCACTTCCCGTTATGGTTGACAATCTCGTTCACCTGCCTTAACGTCGGGTCCAGGTAAGCATTGGCGGTAAGGGCGGACAGGCCTTTGAACTCCGAGTTGAACCCCGACGACGCCCCCCTGGCGTGGTCCGGCCGTCTCTTCTCCCTGCGCCGGCTCCTCGAAGGCGGCCACTTCTGCTCCGGGCAGCACCTTGCCTTTCAACTCCGGGTCAGCCGCACGTCCGTCTGGAAGTCGCTTTCGGCCCTGCGAGCCCTGGGATACGAGATTGAAG from Bacillota bacterium includes the following:
- a CDS encoding HTH domain-containing protein, coding for MNSELNPDDAPLAWSGRLFSLRRLLEGGHFCSGQHLAFQLRVSRTSVWKSLSALRALGYEIE